A window from Populus trichocarpa isolate Nisqually-1 chromosome 3, P.trichocarpa_v4.1, whole genome shotgun sequence encodes these proteins:
- the LOC7461538 gene encoding transmembrane emp24 domain-containing protein p24delta3 has protein sequence MAARGKMVLGCILGVLICSSNLFTVSQGVWLNLPPTGTKCVSEEIHNNVVVLSDYVVVSDDHSHIPTISVKVTSPYGNTLHQTENVTHGQFAFTTHEAGNYLACFWVDGHVQGDVSVNIDWKTGIAAKDWDSVARKEKIEGVELELRKLEGAVEAIHENLLYLKTREAEMRSVSETTNTRIALFSVMSLGVCIAVSALQVWHLKHYFQKKKLI, from the exons ATGGCGGCGCGTGGGAAGATGGTGCTGGGTTGCATTTTAGGAGTATTGATTTGTAGCAGCAATCTTTTCACGGTTAGCCAAGGGGTGTGGTTGAATCTGCCTCCTACCGGTACCAAGTGCGTGTCCGAGGAAATCCACAATAACGTCGTAGTTTTGTCTGATTACGTTGTCGTTTCCGATGACCATTCCCATATCCCCACCATCTCTGTTAAG GTGACATCACCATATGGGAACACCCTTCACCAAACAGAGAATGTGACTCATGGTCAGTTTGCATTCACGACTCATGAGGCTGGCAATTACCTGGCATGTTTTTGGGTGGATGGTCATGTTCAAGGAGATGTGAGTGTTAACATTGATTGGAAAACTGGAATTGCTGCTAAGGATTGGGATTCAGTTGCTAGAAAAGAGAAGATAGAG GGTGTTGAACTTGAGCTGAGGAAACTTGAAGGAGCTGTGGAGGCCATCCATGAGAATCTACTCTATCTCAAAACAAG GGAAGCAGAGATGAGGTCCGTGAGCGAAACAACAAATACCAGAATAGCATTATTTAGTGTCATGTCATTGGGTGTCTGCATTGCTGTTTCAGCACTGCAAGTGTGGCACTTGAAACACTACTTCCAAAAGAAGAAGCTCATTTAG
- the LOC7461539 gene encoding F-box protein At1g10780, translating into MESLPDAVVQYIFSFMNNARDVAVCNCVSKRWKDSLPYIKSLYFPRNSFDNHSGIDHPDTAVWKMISSVVKLEELVVYSPFSSIGLASWMLLVGSSLKHLELRMDNLAEYQNCTESPSKLECISTAKNLESLKLWGVLMMNSPKWDAFPKLQSLEIVGAKLEDPALTAALQACPNLKNLLLLGCEGVRSVLIELPSLEQCKLDFYGVGNYSLTLTSPKIEFLEVQGCSWISVRETACLRSLSISNNAGRVYMVDFGKLAALEFLSIRGVQWCWNAISKMLQLASEVKHLYMKVEFTGDFDNLQPFPEIDFVDFFNSHPKLQKFDIHGAMFAALCQKNSLKNVQSGFVIPCLEEVVITVRSPLNAEQKISTLESLLKYGKVIKSMAIRILQMRSSHSSADDFFDEICRFQRMNHNTVRIE; encoded by the exons ATGGAATCTCTCCCGGATGCTGTTGTTCAATACATCTTCTCATTCATGAACAATGCAAGGGATGTTGCCGTCTGTAATTGCGTATCGAAGCGATGGAAGGACTCTTTGCCTTACATCAAAAGCCTCTACTTCCCCAGGAACTCTTTTGACAACCACTCTGGCATCGACCATCCTGATACCGCTGTGTGGAAGATGATATCATCAGTTGTTAAATTAGAAGAGCTTGTTGTATACAGCCCCTTCTCGAGCATAGGTCTTGCCTCATGGATGCTGCTTGTGGGGTCATCGCTCAAACATCTTGAGCTTAGAATGGACAATCTTGCTGAATACCAGAACTGTACTGAGAGCCCGTCGAAACTGGAATGCATTAGCACTGCAAAGAATTTGGAGTCTTTAAAGCTTTGGGGTGTCCTAATGATGAACTCTCCCAAGTGGGATGCCTTTCCAAAACTTCAAAGCCTTGAGATTGTCGGCGCTAAATTGGAAGATCCTGCATTAACTGCCGCCCTTCAGGCATGCCCGAATTTGAAAAACTTGTTGCTACTCGGGTGTGAAGGGGTTAGGTCAGTTTTGATCGAGTTGCCTAGCTTGGAGCAATGCAAGCTGGACTTTTATGGTGTGGGTAATTATTCACTAACCTTGACTTCACCTAAAATTGAATTCCTCGAGGTTCAAGGCTGTAGTTGGATCAGTGTTCGTGAGACTGCTTGCCTGAGGAgtctttcaatttcaaataatgctg GGAGAGTTTATATGGTAGATTTTGGAAAACTCGCGGCCCTGGAGTTCCTGTCTATTAGGGGAGTCCAATGGTGTTGGAATGCAATAAGTAAAATGCTTCAGTTGGCAAGTGAGGTGAAGCATCTGTACATGAAGGTTGAATTTACCGGGGACTTTGACAACCTCCAACCCTTTCCAGAGATTGActtcgttgatttttttaatagccATCCCAAGCTTCAAAAATTCGATATCCATGGAGCAATGTTCGCTGCTCTCTGTCAAAAGAACAGCTTGAAAAAT GTGCAGTCTGGGTTTGTGATTCCTTGTCTGGAGGAGGTGGTGATAACGGTCAGATCACCGTTGAATGCCGAGCAGAAGATAAGCACCCTTGAGTCGCTCTTGAAGTACGGGAAGGTTATAAAGTCGATGGCAATAAGGATTCTTCAGATGAGGAGCAGCCATAGCAGTGCAGATGATTTCTTTGATGAGATTTGCAGGTTTCAACGCATGAATCACAATACTGTTCGAATAGAATAA